From Roseburia hominis, the proteins below share one genomic window:
- a CDS encoding ABC transporter ATP-binding protein, whose product MALLEVKNLGISFGGLRAVNEFHLEIEKGCLYGLIGPNGAGKTTIFNLLTGVYRPDEGIIKLDGESIVGKKTIDINKAGIARTFQNIRLFKDLTVLDNVKAGLHNHYPYSTLEGIFRLPKYYKVEKEMNEKAMELLEVFDLHNDAQTLASNLPYGKQRELEITRALATKPKLLLLDEPAAGMNPNETQELMKTIRFVRDKFDMTILLIEHDMKLVSGICEKLTVLNFGEVLAEGDTADVLNNPEVIKAYLGE is encoded by the coding sequence ATGGCATTATTGGAAGTGAAGAACTTAGGAATCTCCTTTGGCGGTCTGCGAGCTGTAAATGAATTTCATTTGGAGATTGAAAAAGGCTGCCTCTACGGGCTGATCGGACCGAACGGTGCAGGAAAGACGACAATTTTTAACCTGCTTACCGGAGTATACCGTCCGGATGAGGGAATCATAAAGCTGGACGGGGAGAGTATTGTAGGAAAGAAGACGATTGATATTAATAAGGCAGGGATTGCCCGTACATTCCAGAATATTCGGTTGTTTAAGGATCTTACAGTACTGGATAATGTAAAAGCAGGTCTGCATAATCATTATCCATACTCTACTCTGGAAGGAATTTTCCGCCTTCCGAAATATTATAAAGTCGAAAAAGAAATGAATGAGAAGGCCATGGAGCTTCTGGAAGTGTTTGATCTCCATAATGATGCGCAGACATTGGCGTCGAACCTTCCCTATGGAAAACAAAGGGAGTTGGAGATTACCCGTGCACTGGCGACGAAGCCCAAACTTTTGCTTTTAGATGAGCCTGCTGCCGGCATGAATCCGAATGAAACCCAGGAACTGATGAAGACCATACGTTTTGTGCGGGACAAATTCGACATGACGATTCTTCTGATCGAGCATGATATGAAGCTGGTATCCGGTATTTGCGAGAAGCTTACCGTGCTGAATTTCGGTGAGGTTCTGGCCGAAGGGGATACAGCGGATGTTCTGAATAATCCGGAAGTAATCAAGGCATATCTGGGCGAATAG